tagagagagagataaaaagggTTCACAAAACTTTCACATAATAACTTAAGACTTTCGTCCAATGAACACTCCTTCTGTCATTTAATATTTCTGAACTAAAATTTACGGGTAACTCTGTGCTGCTATGAACTAGCTGAATTTCTGGAAACCTAGGTAATTGAATTTGCGAAAAATGTCCTGTTTGTTTGAACGCATTCAAGACACATAAAAGAATGGACACTTGGGAAAAGACTGTTGATATTACGTGTGTCATATATGTAAAAATCTTTCTTCAGGTGCGTACTACTTACATGACTGCCCCGCAGAGCGCTACATCCCCATCTACCTGGTGGTGGGAGGCTGCTTCGCCTTTTTGCGGATGTTCATTTCCGTGGGGTTAAGGATTAGAAGGGCTTGCAACCCGCGGGAATCGGACGAAGACCGGGAGGAGATAATGAACCCTCTGAACTCTTTGCTGGACTGTTTTCAGATTGCTTGGTTCATTGCAGGTACGAATTAATGCGGTCTGAACAGAAACGGGATTTGTTTTCCTGCCCATTTTcgggtatttttaaaaaaaaatataaatgaagagaggccaataaaagaaaatgaccacaacaagtcaaaatatttgatgttatgTTATAGATTATTGGAGAATCAACATCATAtgctgttcttgtttttgttacattaaTTCAATTAATTTGATTACAAATTTCTTCTGTGATCTTCTAGGCAATGTTGGATTTACCGTACCTACGGCAAGTTCAACGGAACGGACCAGACGTCGGAAAACTTCTGCGATCCGACCTTGTACTACTTCGCCTTCTGGCTGACCACCTCCGTCTACATCTTCATGGCACTCGGCTTTTGCTGCGCCTGCTGTTTCGGCATCTGTGCCCAAATTATCATGTAGGAATGGACTGCAACATTCATAAAATATCATTGCTCCGATATCCGACCATCGATCTTTTTCGTCCAAAGTATATTTTTTAGGGGGTGGTCTAAAAAGTACTTTGATCA
This is a stretch of genomic DNA from Pomacea canaliculata isolate SZHN2017 linkage group LG3, ASM307304v1, whole genome shotgun sequence. It encodes these proteins:
- the LOC112558704 gene encoding LOW QUALITY PROTEIN: uncharacterized protein LOC112558704 (The sequence of the model RefSeq protein was modified relative to this genomic sequence to represent the inferred CDS: inserted 1 base in 1 codon), with product MAELSPRHEESAGGSGKRETPVKMAEQPTVDPEKGTSAGTDKTRLVRQQASPPSYESLYGRVKSAKSESSGFVSFMKSAFLILVGTAGCTFLLAFFMAIPIAMIVIGAYYLHDCPAERYIPIYLVVGGCFAFLRMFISVGLRIRRACNPRESDEDREEIMNPLNSLLDCFQIAWFIAGNVXIYRTYGKFNGTDQTSENFCDPTLYYFAFWLTTSVYIFMALGFCCACCFGICAQIIM